In a genomic window of Roseiflexus castenholzii DSM 13941:
- a CDS encoding glycosyltransferase family 39 protein: MIPLLVASALLFGYVGPLNGFWSTDQGVKLIQVQSLLLNKFSSSALIYPGAAIDQDDRVSPLRGQYYQHGGQTYAMFSDAFALISSVPFFFFGFAGLYLVPLVSLAALSLICTCIARPLLGPGGALLSALALTLTSPLLFYSVIFWEHLPAMLLTTLALWQSLEGYHRNERRRFFGAGIAIGAAAWLRNEAILAAPALIGAVLLTRRSQSLQTAAWIGIGAGAGVLPLLLYNQIVFGAAVGPHVLVAGAAQYRGASDPLMMRIEWADRLLVPLDEPVLAGLVIVLVIVSIITAIWRARSAANVGFALAIVVTIVIAAAIQRAPRGGLQTTLLMTFPAVLLCCFPVAPKERLDRVDTPLILTAFGLTFIALAWLALLPDGGAQWGPRMLLPAAPALTIAGFWRAGSWLRRPAAGAAVAGVSAIVLFVAMLSQCAGLRQLRDFNTANHTLLTTVAQSGASAIITDTWYGPPLLAPIFYDERMIFLVDDGADLDYLIERLSNAGFDTVYYLSGRRDEITSDARRWRELTPIGAPARLAHHLTGQLYQINTPPPSD, encoded by the coding sequence GTGATACCTCTACTCGTTGCCAGTGCATTGCTTTTTGGATATGTTGGACCACTCAACGGGTTCTGGTCTACCGATCAGGGGGTGAAGCTGATTCAGGTGCAGAGCCTTCTGTTGAACAAATTCAGCAGTAGTGCGCTGATCTACCCCGGTGCGGCGATCGATCAGGATGACAGGGTCAGTCCGTTACGAGGGCAATATTATCAGCACGGCGGGCAGACCTATGCAATGTTCTCGGACGCCTTCGCTCTGATCAGCAGCGTTCCCTTCTTTTTCTTTGGGTTTGCCGGGTTATACCTGGTTCCACTGGTTTCTCTCGCTGCGCTGTCTTTGATCTGCACTTGCATCGCTCGTCCGTTGCTTGGTCCGGGAGGGGCGTTGCTCTCGGCTCTGGCGCTGACGTTGACATCGCCTTTGTTGTTTTACAGCGTTATTTTCTGGGAACATCTGCCAGCGATGTTGCTGACAACCCTTGCTCTCTGGCAGTCGTTGGAAGGGTATCATCGCAATGAGCGGCGCCGGTTCTTTGGCGCCGGCATCGCTATTGGCGCCGCAGCGTGGTTGCGCAACGAAGCCATACTGGCAGCGCCGGCACTGATCGGTGCGGTTCTGCTTACACGGCGCTCGCAGTCGTTGCAAACTGCTGCCTGGATCGGCATCGGTGCGGGTGCTGGAGTGTTGCCCTTGTTGCTCTACAACCAGATCGTGTTTGGCGCGGCGGTCGGTCCGCATGTGCTGGTTGCGGGAGCGGCACAATATCGGGGAGCGAGTGATCCATTGATGATGCGCATAGAATGGGCTGATCGCCTGCTTGTACCACTTGATGAACCGGTTCTGGCGGGCTTGGTGATTGTACTGGTCATAGTCTCCATTATCACGGCGATATGGCGTGCGCGCAGCGCGGCGAATGTCGGCTTCGCGCTCGCCATTGTCGTGACGATTGTGATCGCAGCTGCCATTCAACGAGCGCCGCGCGGCGGGTTGCAAACAACGCTGCTGATGACATTTCCGGCAGTACTGCTGTGTTGCTTCCCGGTTGCCCCGAAGGAGCGATTAGATCGTGTTGACACACCTTTGATCCTGACCGCATTTGGGTTGACGTTTATCGCGCTGGCCTGGCTGGCGCTGCTGCCTGATGGTGGTGCGCAGTGGGGTCCACGCATGCTTTTGCCGGCGGCGCCGGCGCTGACAATCGCAGGCTTCTGGCGCGCAGGGTCATGGCTTCGCCGCCCTGCTGCTGGCGCTGCGGTTGCGGGCGTGAGCGCCATTGTCCTCTTTGTCGCCATGTTGTCGCAATGTGCGGGATTGCGCCAGTTGCGCGATTTCAATACGGCGAACCATACCTTGCTCACAACAGTCGCGCAGAGCGGAGCATCAGCGATTATCACCGATACGTGGTACGGTCCGCCGCTGCTGGCGCCGATCTTCTATGACGAACGCATGATTTTTCTGGTTGATGATGGCGCCGATCTTGATTACCTTATCGAGCGGTTGAGCAACGCAGGGTTCGATACGGTCTACTATTTGAGCGGGCGGCGTGATGAAATTACTTCCGATGCTCGACGATGGCGCGAACTGACACCGATCGGAGCGCCGGCTCGATTGGCGCATCATCTTACCGGACAACTGTACCAGATCAATACGCCTCCACCATCAGACTGA
- a CDS encoding 1-phosphofructokinase family hexose kinase: MLLTVTPNPAIDRVLIVRGFRKSDVCRVIERIDSAGGKGFNVTRAAITLGVPVHTCALLGGDNGRKIAALAQAEGLDGDWSWLSAGESRICLLITDPEARDHLTINETGPTVDPSDWTAFMELVWRQARDAAFIALSGSVPPGVTPAQYVELVRGLPPEAFVCIDTSGPTLAAALDLPVDLLKINIHELSAALGSAIDTPDQAITAAAHVLQRGPRRMIVTLGAQGAVAVDAHGAWHARTPPLDPISPVGSGDAALAGIIATLHHGRSLAEALRTGVACGAANTLMVGAGRMRRDDVMRLHAATNLIALR, translated from the coding sequence ATGCTTCTTACTGTCACCCCCAATCCGGCCATTGATCGCGTTCTGATTGTTCGCGGATTTCGCAAGAGCGATGTCTGCCGCGTCATCGAACGGATCGACTCGGCGGGCGGGAAGGGATTCAACGTCACACGCGCAGCAATCACGCTCGGCGTTCCGGTGCATACGTGCGCCTTGCTCGGCGGCGACAACGGCAGAAAAATCGCAGCGCTGGCGCAGGCGGAAGGTCTCGACGGCGACTGGAGCTGGCTCAGCGCTGGCGAGTCGCGCATCTGTTTGCTCATCACCGACCCCGAAGCGCGCGACCACCTGACCATCAACGAAACCGGTCCAACGGTCGATCCTTCCGACTGGACTGCATTTATGGAGCTGGTCTGGCGTCAGGCGCGTGATGCCGCCTTCATCGCCCTCTCCGGCAGCGTCCCGCCTGGCGTGACACCGGCACAGTATGTCGAACTGGTGCGCGGTCTGCCGCCGGAGGCGTTCGTGTGCATTGACACCAGCGGTCCAACCCTGGCAGCCGCACTCGATCTTCCGGTCGATCTGCTGAAGATCAACATACACGAATTGAGCGCCGCGCTCGGAAGCGCGATAGACACACCGGATCAGGCGATCACCGCTGCCGCCCATGTGCTGCAACGCGGTCCACGGCGGATGATCGTCACGCTTGGCGCACAGGGCGCAGTGGCAGTCGACGCGCATGGCGCATGGCACGCGCGCACGCCGCCGCTCGATCCCATCAGCCCGGTGGGGAGCGGCGACGCTGCGCTGGCAGGCATCATTGCTACACTGCATCATGGCAGATCTCTCGCCGAAGCGCTGCGCACGGGAGTTGCATGTGGCGCCGCGAATACACTGATGGTCGGCGCCGGACGTATGCGACGCGATGATGTGATGCGCCTGCACGCCGCAACAAATCTGATAGCACTGCGATAG
- a CDS encoding AAA family ATPase, with translation MEDIKTIVERIAANVEQVIIGKRRAIDQALAALLCKGHVLLEDVPGTGKTMLAKAIARSIGCSFKRIQFTPDLLPSDVTGISIFNQRTHEFEFRPGPIFAQIVLADEINRATPKTQSALLEAMEERQITVDGVTHPLPQPFLVLATQNPIEYEGTFPLPEAQLDRFFMRIHLGYPERKDEIAILRRQRQAHPIETLTQVVAAEDLIDLQERIKSIYVDELIEEYIVSLVTATRNHEDVYLGVSARGSLALYRAAQAQAAILGRDYVLPDDVKALAEPVLAHRLIINPSARIRDISATDVISDVLKAVAVPGARAGRRFERVAR, from the coding sequence ATGGAAGATATCAAAACCATCGTCGAGCGCATCGCCGCCAATGTCGAGCAGGTGATCATCGGAAAGCGCCGCGCCATTGATCAGGCGTTGGCTGCCTTGCTTTGCAAAGGGCATGTGCTCCTCGAAGACGTGCCGGGAACCGGCAAAACGATGCTCGCTAAAGCCATTGCGCGATCAATTGGGTGCAGTTTCAAGCGCATTCAGTTCACCCCCGACCTGCTGCCGTCTGATGTAACCGGCATTTCGATTTTCAACCAGCGCACCCACGAATTCGAGTTCCGCCCCGGACCGATTTTTGCACAGATCGTGCTGGCAGACGAGATCAACCGCGCAACACCGAAGACCCAGAGTGCGCTCCTCGAAGCTATGGAAGAACGGCAGATTACGGTCGATGGCGTCACCCATCCGCTGCCACAACCGTTCCTGGTGCTGGCAACGCAAAACCCGATCGAGTACGAAGGAACGTTCCCCCTCCCCGAAGCGCAGCTCGACCGCTTCTTTATGCGCATTCACCTGGGCTACCCGGAGCGGAAAGACGAAATTGCCATTCTGCGCCGCCAGCGTCAGGCGCATCCCATCGAGACGCTGACGCAGGTCGTCGCCGCTGAGGACCTGATCGATCTCCAGGAACGCATCAAGTCGATCTATGTCGATGAACTGATTGAGGAGTACATCGTTTCGCTCGTCACTGCCACCCGCAACCACGAGGATGTCTACCTCGGCGTGAGTGCGCGCGGATCGCTGGCGCTCTACCGGGCAGCGCAGGCGCAGGCAGCGATCCTGGGGCGCGACTACGTCCTTCCCGATGATGTCAAAGCATTGGCGGAACCGGTGCTGGCGCACCGTTTGATCATCAACCCTTCGGCGCGTATCCGCGACATCAGCGCCACCGACGTCATCTCGGACGTATTGAAGGCAGTGGCGGTACCGGGTGCACGCGCCGGACGACGCTTCGAGCGTGTCGCGCGGTAA
- a CDS encoding LuxR C-terminal-related transcriptional regulator, with protein MASRRARIVLADQQHLFRQGLAQLLRNAGHVVVGEADTLESLDRCMIDTEPEIVMLDRYLPGGDVFEYVHMLHTLQPQTSVLLLVAYEHEVQELQGQAFLTGASGCLSKELQSPAYLQAVRRMQDGQLLFPAEVLRRAARPQTISGPIASLSELTSRELEILQLIAEGLGNREIAARLDISYNTAMKHVSNILAKLKVSNRMEAGLLFLRHTADGTLPGVARQTRLR; from the coding sequence ATGGCTTCGCGGCGTGCGCGCATTGTGCTTGCCGACCAGCAGCATCTGTTTCGACAGGGTCTGGCGCAACTGCTCCGCAACGCGGGGCATGTCGTTGTGGGCGAGGCAGATACGCTCGAGAGTCTCGACCGCTGCATGATCGACACCGAACCGGAGATCGTTATGCTGGATCGGTATCTGCCGGGGGGAGACGTGTTTGAGTATGTTCACATGCTGCATACGCTCCAACCGCAGACGTCCGTTCTGTTGTTGGTAGCGTATGAACACGAAGTGCAGGAATTGCAGGGGCAGGCGTTTCTGACGGGAGCGTCGGGGTGCCTGTCGAAAGAATTGCAGTCACCTGCGTATTTGCAGGCGGTGCGGCGCATGCAGGACGGGCAATTGCTCTTTCCCGCCGAGGTGTTGCGCCGCGCGGCGCGCCCTCAGACGATCAGCGGTCCGATTGCAAGTCTGAGCGAACTGACATCGCGCGAATTGGAGATCCTGCAACTGATCGCCGAAGGGCTGGGCAATCGCGAGATCGCTGCGCGGCTCGATATCAGCTACAACACGGCGATGAAGCATGTGAGCAACATTCTGGCGAAGCTGAAAGTGAGCAACCGGATGGAAGCCGGCCTACTCTTCCTGCGCCACACCGCCGATGGCACATTGCCGGGAGTGGCTCGTCAGACGCGACTCAGGTAG
- a CDS encoding N-acetylmuramoyl-L-alanine amidase — translation MTVPINTSIRSPNYGSRGGRPISMIVLHATAGTARSALAWLTNPAARVSAHYLIDKAGQIYRLVPDEYAAWHAGRAAWRGETAINEVSLGIELENANNGRDPYPTAQLSALIRLTREKVAQYRIAPDMVVRHLDVAVPRGRKNDPAGFPWTEFLQHIFAETTIAAPDRPIPPSRRAALNQILLNEAYRQVGAVEWPDWAMTRAARLAKLGLPVAPSFEVTVEGRNYIGQSFGCETLVSPIAEWKRVDRLSALTAPEHQPLREALLQAIYAQAGETYRPDWAFHQYALREPVGPPLSASFRVRVGNEEWSAAIYALDVLYSPVGRWKEIGRLSALIEARGERDPLAEALLERLYERAGSQWRPMWPSQQYALRERLGAPLGPSFRVSFDGRDYVAEAFALDVLYCAIGEWDNVQRLSER, via the coding sequence ATGACCGTCCCGATCAACACATCTATTCGCTCTCCCAACTATGGGTCGCGCGGCGGGCGGCCCATTTCGATGATCGTCCTTCACGCGACGGCGGGGACAGCGCGCAGTGCGCTGGCATGGCTGACCAACCCGGCGGCGCGTGTATCGGCGCACTACCTGATCGATAAAGCCGGGCAGATCTATCGCCTGGTGCCCGATGAATACGCTGCCTGGCACGCCGGGCGCGCCGCCTGGCGTGGTGAGACGGCGATCAATGAGGTGTCGCTCGGCATCGAACTTGAGAATGCCAACAATGGGCGCGATCCCTATCCAACGGCGCAACTCAGCGCGCTGATCCGCCTGACCCGCGAAAAAGTCGCTCAGTACCGCATCGCGCCCGACATGGTCGTGCGGCACCTGGACGTCGCCGTTCCGCGGGGGCGCAAAAACGATCCGGCCGGCTTTCCCTGGACTGAATTTCTGCAACACATCTTTGCCGAAACAACCATTGCTGCGCCAGATCGTCCAATTCCACCGTCCAGACGCGCCGCACTCAACCAGATTCTGCTGAACGAAGCATACCGTCAGGTCGGCGCCGTCGAATGGCCCGACTGGGCAATGACCCGCGCGGCGCGCCTGGCAAAACTTGGGTTGCCGGTTGCGCCGTCGTTCGAGGTAACCGTTGAAGGGCGCAATTACATCGGGCAGTCGTTTGGATGCGAGACGCTGGTTAGCCCAATTGCCGAATGGAAGCGCGTCGACCGCCTGAGCGCACTGACGGCGCCCGAACATCAACCGCTCCGCGAGGCGCTGTTGCAGGCTATCTACGCGCAGGCAGGCGAGACATATCGACCAGATTGGGCATTTCACCAGTATGCGCTGCGCGAGCCGGTCGGACCACCGCTGAGCGCCAGTTTCCGGGTGCGTGTTGGCAATGAGGAGTGGTCAGCGGCGATCTATGCGCTCGATGTGCTGTACAGCCCGGTCGGACGCTGGAAAGAAATTGGTCGCCTGAGTGCGCTGATCGAAGCACGCGGCGAACGCGACCCGTTGGCGGAGGCGTTGCTGGAACGGCTCTATGAACGGGCTGGCAGCCAGTGGCGCCCGATGTGGCCCTCTCAGCAGTATGCGCTCCGGGAACGCCTGGGGGCGCCACTCGGACCCAGTTTCCGCGTGTCGTTCGACGGACGCGACTACGTGGCGGAAGCATTCGCTCTCGATGTGCTCTACTGCGCCATCGGCGAATGGGACAACGTGCAGCGGCTGAGTGAGCGGTGA